In Cloacibacterium caeni, a single window of DNA contains:
- the meaB gene encoding methylmalonyl Co-A mutase-associated GTPase MeaB: MKFSTEELLQGILAQDKRILGKAITLIESKKPEHRVLAEELLKKILPYTGKSVRIGITGVPGAGKSTFIESFGKFAISQGKKVAVLAIDPSSSVNKGSILGDKTRMEELAKDENAFIRPSPSSGFLGGVANTTFETMLICEAAGYDYILIETVGVGQSEVLVADISDVILMLKVVGTGDELQGIKRGLMEMIDVIFINKVHEENLKEARMHRSELIHALQFQHPKEKDWKVPVLLGSALHNEGLDEVYEKISDFISLKIKTGRLEEVRKIQAEKRFEYWVHQYILSATKSTNELENQFESHKKNASELKSNPSSEAKIFVESLLNKKL, from the coding sequence ATTAGCCCAAGACAAAAGAATTCTTGGGAAAGCCATTACTTTAATCGAAAGTAAAAAGCCAGAGCATAGAGTTTTGGCTGAAGAACTGCTGAAAAAAATCCTGCCTTATACCGGAAAATCTGTAAGAATAGGAATTACTGGAGTTCCTGGTGCTGGGAAATCTACATTTATTGAAAGTTTTGGAAAATTTGCAATTTCTCAAGGCAAAAAAGTTGCTGTTTTAGCCATTGACCCAAGTTCTTCGGTGAATAAAGGTTCCATTCTAGGAGATAAAACCAGAATGGAAGAATTGGCAAAAGACGAAAACGCATTTATTCGCCCTAGTCCAAGTTCTGGATTTCTAGGCGGAGTTGCCAATACTACTTTTGAAACTATGCTTATTTGCGAAGCTGCTGGTTATGATTACATTTTGATAGAAACGGTAGGAGTTGGTCAATCAGAAGTTTTGGTTGCGGATATTTCGGATGTAATTCTGATGCTAAAAGTAGTAGGAACTGGAGATGAATTGCAAGGCATCAAAAGAGGTTTGATGGAAATGATAGATGTTATTTTCATCAATAAAGTACATGAAGAAAATCTAAAAGAGGCCAGAATGCACCGTTCAGAATTGATTCACGCATTGCAGTTTCAGCATCCAAAAGAAAAAGATTGGAAAGTGCCTGTTTTGTTAGGTTCCGCTCTTCATAACGAAGGTTTAGATGAGGTTTACGAGAAAATAAGTGATTTCATTTCTTTAAAAATAAAAACAGGAAGGCTAGAAGAAGTAAGAAAAATTCAAGCCGAAAAACGTTTTGAATATTGGGTTCATCAATATATTTTAAGTGCAACTAAATCTACCAATGAACTTGAAAATCAGTTCGAAAGTCATAAAAAAAATGCTTCAGAATTGAAATCTAATCCAAGTTCTGAAGCCAAAATTTTTGTAGAAAGTTTATTGAATAAAAAACTTTAA